One part of the Chryseobacterium sp. 7 genome encodes these proteins:
- a CDS encoding NAD(P)H-dependent flavin oxidoreductase gives MSNFIDFNAAKKLHDMEATQNRISHLFNIKYPIIQAGMIWHSGWRLASAVSNCGGLGIIGAGSMYPDILRENIQKCKLATDKPFGVNVPMLYPNIDEIIQIILEEGVKIVFTSAGNPKTYTETLQKEGIKVAHVVSSTKFAMKCEDAGVDAIVAEGFEAGGHNGRDETTTFCLIPNVKKHISKPLIAAGGIALGSQMKAAMILGADGVQIGSRFAATTEASAHENWKKKITELQEGDTHLTLKELAPVRMVKNKFFNELEDIYVTGRDKEALIASLGRARAKRGMFEGDMEDGELEIGQVSALIDEILPVETVFNKLLKEFEETKIPTF, from the coding sequence ATGAGCAATTTTATAGATTTTAACGCTGCAAAAAAACTTCATGACATGGAGGCTACACAAAATAGAATTTCACACCTTTTTAATATTAAATATCCAATTATTCAGGCAGGAATGATCTGGCACTCCGGATGGAGGCTGGCATCTGCCGTTTCCAACTGTGGTGGATTGGGAATTATAGGAGCAGGGAGTATGTATCCTGACATTTTGAGAGAAAATATCCAAAAATGCAAACTGGCAACGGATAAACCATTCGGGGTTAATGTACCCATGTTGTATCCGAATATTGATGAAATTATTCAGATTATTCTTGAAGAAGGAGTGAAAATTGTCTTTACATCTGCAGGTAACCCAAAAACCTATACGGAAACTCTTCAGAAGGAAGGAATAAAAGTAGCTCACGTAGTTTCATCCACCAAATTTGCTATGAAATGCGAAGATGCCGGAGTAGACGCTATTGTTGCAGAAGGTTTTGAAGCAGGAGGTCACAACGGAAGAGATGAAACAACTACTTTTTGTCTTATCCCGAATGTAAAGAAACATATTTCTAAACCCTTAATTGCAGCTGGTGGAATTGCCTTAGGCTCACAGATGAAAGCCGCAATGATTCTTGGGGCAGACGGTGTACAGATTGGTTCCCGTTTTGCAGCTACTACAGAAGCAAGTGCCCATGAAAACTGGAAAAAGAAAATCACAGAATTACAGGAAGGCGATACCCATCTTACTTTGAAAGAACTGGCACCTGTAAGAATGGTTAAAAATAAATTTTTCAATGAGCTGGAAGATATTTATGTGACCGGAAGAGATAAAGAAGCTTTGATTGCCTCTTTAGGAAGAGCAAGAGCAAAGCGGGGAATGTTCGAAGGAGATATGGAAGATGGAGAACTTGAAATAGGTCAGGTTTCTGCTCTGATTGATGAAATTCTTCCGGTAGAAACTGTTTTCAACAAACTACTAAAAGAATTTGAAGAAACAAAAATACCCACTTTTTAA
- a CDS encoding TIGR02117 family protein: MTVKTVLMYLLKVIGIILGIVIIYVILGLLIPYIPVSAKDDGQKKEIPIYIYTNGVHTDIVMPVRNDLQDWSQKIPFANTKSKKTDYQYIGVGWGDKGFYLDTPTWADLKFSTAVKAAFWLSDSAMHCTYYNTMKEGDDCKMIIISRSQYKSLVKYVEDKFDRDQNGNFILIPTNAVYSDNDAFYDAKGTYSFLYTCNTWSNNALKAAGQKAALWTPSDFGIFQHYK; encoded by the coding sequence ATGACTGTGAAAACTGTATTAATGTATCTCCTGAAAGTGATAGGAATTATTTTGGGAATTGTGATTATTTATGTCATCCTTGGACTGTTGATTCCTTATATTCCAGTTTCTGCAAAAGATGATGGACAGAAAAAAGAAATCCCTATTTATATTTATACCAACGGAGTGCATACCGATATTGTAATGCCTGTAAGAAATGATCTTCAGGACTGGAGTCAGAAAATTCCTTTTGCCAATACAAAATCAAAAAAGACAGATTATCAGTACATCGGAGTGGGATGGGGTGACAAAGGATTCTACCTTGATACGCCTACATGGGCAGACCTTAAATTTTCAACAGCCGTAAAAGCAGCCTTCTGGCTAAGTGATTCTGCAATGCATTGTACTTATTATAATACAATGAAAGAAGGCGACGACTGTAAAATGATCATAATCAGCAGAAGCCAGTACAAAAGTCTGGTAAAGTACGTGGAAGATAAATTTGACAGAGATCAGAACGGAAATTTTATATTAATCCCTACCAATGCTGTGTATAGCGATAATGATGCTTTTTATGATGCAAAAGGCACTTACAGTTTTCTGTATACCTGCAACACATGGTCAAATAACGCTTTAAAGGCTGCTGGTCAAAAAGCAGCGCTTTGGACACCTTCTGATTTCGGAATTTTTCAACACTATAAATAA
- a CDS encoding peptidylprolyl isomerase — translation MTNKLKITFLLGIFIMIFSSNMMNAQLKQGDLVDGISAVIGDEIVLESDVLEQMNYGKQQGAANTDKCEFLENLISNKLLVYEAKKDTLIENRSAAIKEQANAKYRQMLAQFPDEKTMLAAYKFRNAYELKNAIEKIDTDQYYGQAKYQRVTDKADVTPNEVTDFFNTYKTQLPQVKDEVTLAQIMIYPTLTEAHKQDLINRLKKIKQDIAGGETFESQARIYSEDEGSAANGGLYKNINKGQMVKPFEAAALNLQENEISDPIESEFGFHIIQLVKRSGKVYDARHILLKATPTDDELKAAKAKLDSIRGLILDGKMTFKDAAFKFSDDKRTKFNAGIIPGADGSDKIERESIPGTISYELAGLNKGDITTAFEDEENKRKEIKIIKVEEVIPSHQITLETDFNRIKQMALNKKKSEMVEKFVNSKLPTTFISIDKRYGSCNFKSNWNKQSMSK, via the coding sequence ATGACAAATAAACTAAAAATCACTTTTCTTCTTGGGATTTTTATCATGATCTTTTCTTCAAATATGATGAATGCCCAGCTAAAACAAGGAGATTTGGTGGATGGTATTTCAGCTGTTATCGGAGATGAGATTGTATTGGAATCTGATGTATTAGAACAGATGAATTATGGTAAACAGCAGGGAGCTGCCAACACAGACAAGTGCGAGTTCCTGGAAAACCTTATCAGCAATAAGCTTCTTGTATACGAAGCAAAGAAAGATACCTTAATTGAAAACCGTTCTGCAGCTATCAAAGAACAGGCTAATGCAAAATACCGTCAGATGCTTGCTCAGTTTCCGGATGAAAAAACAATGCTTGCTGCCTATAAGTTCAGAAATGCATATGAGCTGAAAAATGCTATTGAAAAAATAGATACAGACCAGTATTACGGACAGGCAAAATATCAGAGAGTTACTGATAAAGCAGACGTAACGCCAAATGAGGTAACTGATTTTTTTAATACGTATAAAACGCAGCTGCCACAGGTAAAAGATGAAGTTACCCTTGCTCAGATTATGATCTATCCTACATTAACGGAAGCGCATAAACAAGACCTGATTAACAGATTAAAGAAAATTAAGCAGGATATTGCAGGAGGTGAAACTTTTGAAAGCCAGGCAAGAATTTATTCTGAAGATGAAGGATCTGCGGCAAACGGAGGTTTGTATAAGAATATTAACAAGGGACAGATGGTGAAGCCATTTGAGGCTGCTGCACTGAACCTTCAGGAAAATGAAATTTCAGATCCTATTGAATCTGAATTCGGATTCCATATTATCCAGTTAGTAAAAAGATCAGGAAAAGTATATGATGCAAGACATATCTTGCTGAAAGCTACTCCTACTGATGATGAGCTTAAAGCTGCAAAAGCAAAATTAGACAGCATCAGAGGTCTTATTCTGGATGGGAAAATGACTTTTAAAGATGCTGCTTTTAAATTCTCAGATGATAAAAGAACAAAATTCAATGCTGGGATAATTCCTGGAGCAGATGGTTCTGATAAAATTGAAAGAGAAAGTATCCCGGGTACCATCAGCTACGAATTAGCAGGATTAAACAAAGGAGACATTACTACAGCTTTTGAAGATGAAGAAAACAAAAGAAAGGAAATCAAGATCATCAAAGTTGAAGAAGTGATTCCTTCTCACCAGATTACACTGGAAACAGACTTCAACAGAATCAAGCAGATGGCGTTGAACAAAAAGAAAAGTGAAATGGTTGAAAAGTTTGTCAATTCTAAATTGCCAACCACTTTTATTTCAATCGACAAACGTTACGGCAGTTGTAACTTCAAGTCAAACTGGAATAAACAATCCATGTCAAAATAA
- a CDS encoding rhodanese-like domain-containing protein, translating into MSLIEVIQSGNYELIDVREPMELEMDGNIDGAKNIPLGEVEDRQDEILSIEKPVILFCRSGNRSGKALDYLTAQGLKDGYNGGGWADLKAVLEANQGTF; encoded by the coding sequence ATGTCTTTAATAGAAGTAATACAATCCGGAAACTATGAATTAATTGATGTTCGCGAGCCAATGGAGCTTGAAATGGACGGTAATATAGATGGCGCTAAGAATATTCCTTTAGGTGAAGTAGAAGATAGACAAGATGAGATTCTATCTATTGAAAAGCCGGTAATCTTATTCTGCAGAAGTGGAAACAGAAGCGGAAAAGCATTGGATTATCTTACCGCTCAAGGATTAAAGGACGGTTATAACGGCGGCGGATGGGCTGATCTGAAGGCTGTTCTGGAAGCAAATCAGGGAACTTTTTAA
- a CDS encoding SRPBCC family protein, translating to MKHTLFREQQLNCDIETAWKFFSSANNLSEITPKDMGFIVVTEMEDDEIYEGMLIDYYVSPLFGIKMKWQTEIIQVDFQKSFTDFQKKGPYKLWNHHHEFIPNEEGVLMRDTIDYELPMGFLGEIAHNLFVKRNWNIFLIIDSGFSVNCSNYSILVIQ from the coding sequence ATGAAACATACCCTTTTCCGTGAACAACAGCTCAATTGTGATATAGAAACTGCATGGAAATTCTTTTCCTCCGCCAACAATCTTTCAGAAATTACTCCGAAAGACATGGGCTTTATTGTAGTAACGGAAATGGAAGATGATGAAATTTATGAAGGAATGCTCATCGACTATTATGTTTCCCCATTATTCGGAATTAAAATGAAATGGCAGACCGAAATAATCCAGGTTGATTTCCAGAAAAGTTTCACTGATTTTCAGAAAAAAGGTCCTTACAAACTATGGAACCACCACCATGAATTTATTCCCAATGAAGAAGGCGTTCTGATGAGAGATACCATAGATTATGAACTTCCCATGGGATTTTTAGGTGAAATTGCCCATAACCTTTTCGTGAAAAGAAACTGGAACATATTTTTGATTATCGATTCAGGGTTCTCAGTAAATTGTTCTAATTATTCAATTTTAGTAATTCAATAG
- a CDS encoding murein L,D-transpeptidase catalytic domain-containing protein, with product MKRIYLFFIVFWICSCSQERKNNTINLAETPVVVEKRPEADLSKLKIKAEEALKFCASKNLNKDFCILIDMSLHSGVNRFFVWDFKSNKISKKYLVGHGCGSNAWSKDDSKANPGFSNEDGSHLSSLGKYKLEGRGYSDWGINIKYLMHGLEETNSNALKRFIVFHSWNMMSDTETFPKGSPEGWGCPTISNNAMKEIDPMIQKSGKPVLMWIYN from the coding sequence ATGAAGAGGATTTATCTGTTTTTCATCGTCTTTTGGATATGTTCATGTTCACAAGAAAGAAAAAACAATACAATAAATTTAGCAGAAACACCTGTAGTTGTAGAAAAAAGACCGGAAGCCGATCTTTCTAAACTTAAAATAAAAGCAGAAGAAGCCTTGAAATTCTGTGCTTCAAAGAACCTTAATAAAGATTTCTGTATCCTTATTGATATGAGTCTTCATTCAGGCGTTAACCGTTTTTTTGTCTGGGATTTCAAAAGCAATAAAATTTCAAAGAAATACCTGGTAGGGCACGGCTGTGGTTCTAATGCCTGGAGTAAAGATGATTCTAAAGCAAACCCTGGATTCAGTAATGAAGACGGAAGCCATCTTTCTTCTCTGGGAAAATATAAGCTTGAAGGAAGAGGTTACAGCGACTGGGGAATCAATATCAAATATCTGATGCATGGCCTTGAAGAAACCAATAGCAACGCTTTGAAAAGATTTATTGTTTTCCATTCCTGGAATATGATGAGTGATACTGAAACTTTCCCGAAAGGATCTCCTGAAGGATGGGGCTGCCCCACCATTTCCAACAACGCTATGAAAGAAATAGATCCTATGATTCAGAAATCAGGAAAACCTGTGCTGATGTGGATCTATAATTAA
- the queG gene encoding tRNA epoxyqueuosine(34) reductase QueG encodes MNAGAEKYSQLIKSKAKSFGFQNCGISKADFLEEEAPRLEKWLKNNYNGEMKYMENHFDKRLDPRLLVEGSKSVISLSYNYFPEEKISILENYKISKYAYAEDYHEVIKEILREMVAELQEEIGEFGFRVFVDSAPVLERAWAKKSGIGWVGKNANLITKQSGSFYFLAEIICDLELIPDHATTDHCGSCRKCIDACPTDAIVSEKIIDGSRCISYATIELKDEIPAHFKDKMEDWMFGCDICQDVCPWNRFSAPNKQSRFQPNEALKNFKKGEWKEITQEIFSEIFRKSPVKRTKFAGLKRNIEFLQRSSD; translated from the coding sequence ATGAATGCAGGCGCTGAAAAATATTCCCAACTGATAAAATCCAAGGCAAAAAGTTTTGGCTTCCAGAACTGTGGGATTTCCAAAGCTGATTTTCTGGAAGAAGAAGCGCCCCGTCTTGAAAAATGGTTGAAGAACAACTATAACGGCGAAATGAAATATATGGAAAATCATTTCGACAAAAGACTTGATCCGCGGCTTCTGGTAGAAGGATCCAAATCTGTGATTTCACTTTCCTACAATTACTTTCCCGAAGAAAAAATATCAATATTAGAGAATTATAAAATCTCAAAATATGCTTATGCAGAAGACTATCATGAAGTAATTAAAGAAATTCTCCGTGAAATGGTTGCCGAACTTCAGGAAGAAATAGGAGAGTTCGGATTCCGGGTTTTTGTGGATTCTGCACCGGTTTTAGAGAGAGCCTGGGCTAAAAAATCAGGAATAGGCTGGGTCGGTAAAAATGCCAATCTCATCACTAAGCAAAGCGGTTCTTTTTATTTTCTGGCAGAAATTATCTGCGACCTGGAGCTTATTCCCGATCATGCCACTACAGATCATTGTGGAAGCTGCCGTAAATGTATTGATGCATGTCCCACAGATGCCATTGTTTCTGAAAAAATTATAGATGGAAGCCGTTGTATTTCTTATGCAACCATAGAATTGAAAGATGAAATTCCAGCTCATTTCAAAGATAAAATGGAAGACTGGATGTTCGGCTGCGATATCTGCCAGGATGTATGCCCCTGGAACCGCTTCTCAGCACCTAACAAACAAAGCCGTTTCCAGCCCAATGAAGCTTTGAAAAACTTCAAAAAAGGAGAATGGAAAGAAATTACCCAGGAAATTTTTTCAGAAATCTTCAGAAAATCCCCCGTGAAAAGAACCAAATTTGCAGGACTCAAAAGAAATATTGAGTTTTTGCAAAGGTCTTCTGACTGA
- a CDS encoding alpha/beta fold hydrolase: protein MEGRIIDVKGNKLYIEHHNPFEGRPTIVFLHDSLGSVQLWRDFPAKLSEVTGCNVLVYDRLGYGKSYPMFTHERPVNYMELEADLLNDLLIEMNIDNAILFGHSDGGTIALITAAKYSERVKAAICEAGHIFVEDVTLKGVYDAWDAYKTTNLPERLQKYHGDKVEMLFRAWTETWTRDDYRSWNIEHLLKHITCPLLFIQGEADEYGTLDQVEKTVSQVSGYAEKYIIPGIGHTPHKEVPELALKKAAEFIGKFF, encoded by the coding sequence ATGGAAGGAAGAATAATTGATGTAAAGGGAAACAAATTATATATAGAACACCATAATCCGTTTGAGGGCAGGCCAACCATTGTTTTTCTGCATGATTCACTTGGTTCAGTACAGCTTTGGAGAGATTTTCCTGCTAAACTGTCTGAAGTTACAGGATGCAATGTTTTGGTCTATGACAGGTTAGGATATGGAAAATCTTACCCTATGTTTACTCATGAAAGACCGGTAAATTACATGGAGCTGGAAGCAGATCTTTTGAATGATTTATTGATTGAAATGAATATTGATAATGCCATTCTGTTCGGGCATAGCGATGGAGGAACAATAGCCTTAATCACCGCTGCAAAATATTCCGAAAGAGTAAAAGCCGCTATCTGTGAAGCCGGACATATCTTTGTGGAAGACGTAACATTGAAAGGAGTTTATGACGCATGGGATGCTTATAAAACTACTAATCTTCCGGAACGTTTACAGAAGTACCATGGGGATAAAGTAGAAATGCTTTTCAGAGCCTGGACAGAAACATGGACCCGCGATGATTACAGAAGCTGGAATATTGAACACCTTTTGAAACATATTACCTGTCCATTGTTATTCATCCAGGGAGAAGCTGATGAATATGGTACTTTGGATCAGGTAGAAAAAACCGTATCTCAGGTAAGTGGTTATGCTGAAAAATATATTATTCCCGGTATCGGGCATACACCGCATAAAGAAGTTCCAGAACTTGCATTGAAGAAAGCAGCAGAATTTATTGGTAAATTTTTTTAA